The following proteins come from a genomic window of Micavibrio aeruginosavorus EPB:
- a CDS encoding DMT family protein, translating into MSFSVPIPFATIGLLLASNIFMTFAWYGHLKFKTTPLLIVILISWGIAFFEYCLQVPANRMGHSVFNAAQLKTIQECLTLLVFMGFSIWYLKEPIQWNHLLGFGLIVLAAWVIFKKW; encoded by the coding sequence ATGAGTTTTTCAGTGCCCATTCCTTTCGCAACCATCGGCTTGTTGCTTGCTTCAAATATTTTCATGACCTTTGCCTGGTACGGCCATCTGAAATTCAAAACCACACCACTCCTGATCGTTATTCTGATCAGCTGGGGGATCGCCTTCTTCGAATATTGTCTGCAGGTTCCGGCCAATCGCATGGGCCATTCTGTTTTCAACGCCGCGCAACTCAAAACCATTCAGGAGTGCCTGACTTTATTGGTGTTTATGGGCTTCTCAATCTGGTATCTGAAGGAGCCGATCCAGTGGAATCACCTTCTCGGCTTCGGCCTGATCGTGCTTGCGGCATGGGTGATTTTTAAAAAATGGTGA
- a CDS encoding bifunctional transcriptional activator/DNA repair enzyme AdaA has protein sequence MMHKGQQKEYYQAFAERNSQYDGIFFAGIKTTGIFCRPTCSARKPKPENCEFFTTIQDAMLAGYRACKRCHPLSVTGTPPDLIQSLINAVENEPEKRWKDTDISRLGLHPSTARRQFKKRYGMTFVAYARARRMGLALKSIRAGEKIIHAQIDAAYESGSGFRDAFTKILGDAPARAKNKNILKAEWLDTPLGAMIAIADEDGLYLLEFTDRRGLEREIEKMRRSLNAAIIPGTSPILKALKQELRAYFSGTLKTFRTPLKLNGSNFQQSVLSALISIPYGQTRSYKQQAIALKQPDAIRAIARANGMNQLAIIIPCHRVLGHDGKLVGYSGGLARKKWLIEHEQKHSR, from the coding sequence ATGATGCATAAGGGGCAGCAGAAAGAATACTACCAAGCATTTGCTGAACGAAATTCACAATATGATGGTATTTTCTTTGCGGGCATAAAAACGACAGGCATTTTTTGCAGGCCCACATGCAGCGCGCGCAAACCCAAGCCAGAAAATTGTGAGTTTTTCACAACAATTCAGGATGCCATGCTGGCCGGTTACCGGGCTTGCAAACGTTGCCACCCACTCTCCGTGACCGGAACACCGCCAGACCTTATACAATCGCTTATTAACGCCGTTGAAAACGAACCGGAAAAGCGATGGAAGGACACGGACATTAGCCGCCTTGGCCTCCATCCCTCCACGGCACGGCGTCAATTCAAAAAACGATATGGCATGACTTTTGTTGCCTATGCACGGGCACGCCGCATGGGCTTAGCCCTGAAATCCATTCGCGCTGGCGAAAAAATCATTCATGCGCAAATCGATGCCGCCTATGAATCTGGCAGCGGATTTAGAGACGCCTTCACAAAAATCCTGGGCGATGCCCCTGCCCGTGCCAAGAACAAGAATATTCTAAAAGCCGAATGGTTGGATACCCCCCTTGGTGCAATGATTGCCATCGCAGATGAGGACGGCCTCTATTTATTGGAATTTACGGATCGTCGCGGACTTGAACGCGAAATTGAAAAGATGAGAAGATCGCTCAACGCCGCGATCATCCCGGGAACATCACCAATTTTAAAGGCTCTCAAACAAGAACTGCGGGCCTATTTTTCGGGAACACTGAAAACATTCCGCACGCCCCTGAAACTGAATGGCTCTAACTTTCAGCAATCCGTTTTGAGCGCATTGATAAGCATTCCCTATGGCCAAACGCGAAGCTATAAACAACAAGCTATAGCCCTCAAGCAGCCAGATGCCATACGCGCTATCGCACGTGCAAATGGCATGAACCAACTGGCCATCATCATTCCCTGCCACCGCGTCCTTGGCCATGATGGGAAGCTTGTTGGTTATAGCGGCGGCCTAGCCCGCAAAAAATGGCTCATCGAGCACGAACAAAAGCATTCGCGATGA
- a CDS encoding SDR family oxidoreductase, producing MDFQDKIVFISGTSRGIGKALVEDLLHRNVQKIYAAARDTTTIQSLNDLRVVPIALDITDDNQIKNAASIAHDTNVLINNAGALNFVNALTGPLGDIRHDMEVNYFGTLNMMRHFLPVLQKNKDSVLANVVSVAAFVNFPFHGGYCASKAALFSITQGAMIEMASKGIKVHNINPGPIDTDMGKNLDIEKTSAEKTAKAILDGIEAEELYISPDPVGAEMFKNWTQNFRSLEQVAADFMKGLNQP from the coding sequence ATGGATTTCCAAGACAAAATTGTTTTTATCAGTGGAACAAGCCGCGGAATTGGCAAAGCTCTTGTCGAGGACTTGCTTCATCGCAATGTTCAGAAAATTTATGCCGCTGCACGCGATACAACCACCATACAATCACTGAACGATCTCCGCGTTGTTCCAATCGCCCTGGATATTACCGATGACAATCAAATAAAAAACGCGGCATCCATCGCACACGATACAAATGTTTTAATTAACAATGCCGGGGCGCTCAATTTTGTAAATGCCTTAACAGGACCACTCGGCGACATTCGCCATGATATGGAGGTCAATTACTTTGGCACGCTTAACATGATGCGCCATTTTCTCCCTGTCCTGCAGAAAAATAAGGATTCCGTCCTAGCGAATGTGGTTTCCGTTGCGGCTTTTGTTAATTTTCCTTTTCATGGCGGGTATTGCGCTTCCAAGGCCGCTTTGTTCTCAATTACACAGGGCGCCATGATTGAAATGGCGTCTAAAGGAATAAAAGTGCACAATATCAATCCGGGGCCGATTGATACGGATATGGGTAAAAACCTTGATATTGAAAAAACCAGCGCTGAAAAAACCGCGAAGGCGATTTTGGATGGGATCGAAGCCGAAGAACTTTACATCAGCCCGGATCCAGTTGGCGCCGAAATGTTTAAAAACTGGACACAGAATTTTCGCAGTCTCGAACAGGTTGCCGCAGATTTTATGAAGGGACTGAACCAACCATGA
- a CDS encoding methyl-accepting chemotaxis protein: protein MKNLAYALGFREKQFANDDDKYLSLKMGALQGLSTNIMMADKDYNIVYVNEAIIEFLRALEGDIKKDFPAFNVDRLIGTNIDMFHKNPSHQRGMLDRMSGEFDTSIKVGGIVFNLHAFPVFDDNKNRVGTVVEWQDSKQMDGVSQIESIHKSMAVIEFNMDGSIITANKNFLDTVGYSLDEVKGHHHRMFMEPSEAESAEYRKFWDDLRAGQYQSSEYKRVGKGGREIWIQASYNPVFDLNGRPFKVVKFATDVTKQVIAKQNAGKMIESAAVGTEELSASVKEITESMTKSRATTEKAYGIVDQADQQTNKLADAAASMGGIVELINSIAGQINLLALNATIESARAGEAGKGFAVVANEVKNLAAQAKTATDKISLEINSMRDISSSVVSSLNAIKESIETVREYVNSTASAVEEQSAVANEIASNMQRVTREVNSMV from the coding sequence ATGAAAAATCTTGCTTATGCTCTGGGCTTTCGCGAAAAGCAATTTGCCAATGATGACGATAAATATTTGTCGCTGAAAATGGGGGCGTTGCAGGGCTTGTCTACCAATATCATGATGGCAGACAAGGATTATAATATTGTCTATGTGAACGAGGCGATCATTGAATTTTTGCGTGCGCTCGAAGGTGACATCAAGAAGGATTTCCCGGCGTTTAACGTGGATCGCTTGATCGGAACAAATATCGATATGTTCCACAAAAACCCGTCGCATCAGCGCGGTATGCTTGATCGCATGAGCGGAGAGTTCGATACATCGATTAAAGTTGGGGGAATTGTTTTTAACCTGCACGCTTTCCCGGTTTTTGACGATAACAAGAACCGCGTCGGTACTGTTGTTGAATGGCAGGATTCGAAACAAATGGACGGCGTTTCACAAATTGAGTCGATTCATAAATCTATGGCCGTGATCGAATTTAACATGGATGGAAGCATTATTACGGCCAATAAAAACTTTTTGGATACGGTCGGATATAGTCTGGATGAAGTAAAGGGACACCATCACCGCATGTTTATGGAGCCCAGTGAAGCAGAAAGCGCCGAATACAGAAAATTTTGGGACGATTTGCGTGCGGGCCAATACCAATCATCGGAGTATAAACGCGTTGGCAAGGGCGGTCGTGAAATTTGGATTCAGGCCAGCTATAATCCCGTGTTCGATTTAAATGGCCGGCCGTTCAAGGTAGTCAAATTTGCAACCGATGTCACAAAACAGGTCATTGCAAAACAAAACGCCGGAAAAATGATCGAAAGCGCCGCTGTGGGGACGGAGGAGTTGAGTGCCTCGGTGAAGGAAATCACCGAAAGCATGACAAAATCACGCGCCACAACGGAAAAGGCCTATGGCATTGTTGACCAAGCCGATCAGCAAACCAATAAACTGGCCGATGCCGCGGCTTCTATGGGGGGCATCGTGGAGTTGATTAACAGCATTGCCGGGCAAATCAATCTTTTGGCGCTGAATGCCACCATTGAATCCGCCCGTGCGGGTGAGGCTGGAAAAGGATTTGCCGTTGTCGCCAACGAGGTTAAAAATCTGGCGGCGCAGGCGAAAACGGCGACCGATAAAATTTCACTGGAAATCAATTCCATGCGTGATATTTCGTCAAGCGTCGTGTCATCTTTGAATGCGATTAAAGAATCCATTGAAACGGTGCGTGAATACGTGAATTCTACGGCGAGCGCGGTAGAAGAGCAAAGTGCTGTCGCAAATGAAATCGCCAGCAATATGCAGCGTGTGACCCGCGAAGTGAACAGCATGGTTTGA
- a CDS encoding response regulator produces the protein MDINKDMKVLIVDDHKTMLRIVRNLLSQINISNVDEATDGQAALQKLAHNKYDLVLSDWNMMPMTGLQLLQFVRTDSTYEHKNVPFIMITAESRPENVMEAKQAGVDNYIIKPFNADTLETKIKSVMTKKQR, from the coding sequence ATGGATATTAACAAAGACATGAAAGTACTAATTGTCGACGATCACAAAACAATGCTCCGCATTGTTCGCAATCTCCTCTCTCAAATCAACATCAGCAACGTCGATGAAGCAACGGACGGACAAGCCGCCTTGCAAAAACTCGCCCACAATAAATACGACCTTGTACTTTCGGACTGGAATATGATGCCAATGACGGGCCTGCAATTACTGCAATTTGTCCGAACCGATTCAACATATGAGCACAAAAACGTACCCTTTATTATGATCACGGCGGAATCGCGTCCAGAAAACGTGATGGAAGCCAAACAAGCGGGTGTCGATAACTACATCATAAAACCGTTTAATGCAGACACGCTGGAAACAAAAATAAAATCCGTTATGACCAAAAAACAGCGATAA
- a CDS encoding hybrid sensor histidine kinase/response regulator has translation MDDLVTEFITETVESLSALDLDLVRLEQEPENKDLLGNIFRLMHTIKGTCGFIGLPRLEKTAHAAENLLDNFRNEKMDVSERAMTLLFMCIDRVRFLVSEVSKSGSEPDGNDSDIIQVIEAEIEQSLRGDVKKDAMSSVVDPVPDPAVSVDVPSTQVVEKGAEYLRVQMNVLEDLINMVSELVLTRNQLSQLIRMEENSNLTTPFQRLNRIVSDLQDSVMKTRMQPIGNAWSKLPRIVRDLSTEMKKKIVLEMEGEETELDRQVLEQIKDPLTHMIRNSCDHGIERPADRLEAGKKEQGCIRLRAYHEGGFIVLQISDDGKGLDPVKIAEKAIEKGLAEPEKIQSMSDKQILSYIMRPGFSTAEQITNVSGRGVGMDVVRANIEKIGGSIDMESTPGKGTCFTIQIPLTLAIISALIVEIDSYRYAIPQMNIQELVSINSTDSDMIEYINDKPVLRLRDRIIPLLDSEALFDCKNDCEHKPHNEKLICVISAGSSYYGILVDQIYDTEEVVIKSVSSVLKNAGIFSGNTILGDGRVIMILDPAAIARKFNVEKAVSQLEAENVMANQAREGVKERASMLVFKAGDGALRAVPLALVSRIQVFPRGEITCSADKIVVRYNNTLMQLCFIDAATQGLNDHEVMSLVLSDDMSEASMGLIIDHVVDIIEGDLDLTTATLRPGILGSMILSDRTVDVIDIAHFLSLSRSDWFSKMAHQSSPYANYHIERVHEQLDMVETGPHTQRRSATIGELEHAAMAHRPVTEYKGQKMRLLVVDDSPFFRSMLYPILTSAGYDVTLSEDPLHAIRLHDDGHMFDIVLSDIEMPHMDGYEFVEKMRDDSSWKDVPFIAITSHNTREDIEYGYKKGFNKYIGKFDKDELIRSLVSIRNNE, from the coding sequence ATGGATGACCTTGTCACGGAATTTATAACAGAAACTGTTGAATCGCTTTCTGCGCTGGATCTTGATCTGGTGCGATTGGAGCAGGAGCCGGAGAACAAGGATCTGCTTGGGAATATTTTTAGGCTGATGCACACGATCAAGGGGACGTGTGGCTTTATCGGCCTGCCGCGCTTGGAAAAAACGGCGCATGCGGCGGAAAACCTCCTCGATAATTTCCGCAATGAAAAAATGGACGTCAGTGAACGGGCCATGACATTGCTGTTTATGTGCATTGATCGCGTCCGGTTCTTGGTGAGCGAGGTCAGCAAGAGTGGATCGGAGCCAGATGGAAATGATTCTGATATTATTCAGGTGATTGAGGCCGAGATAGAGCAATCATTGCGCGGTGATGTGAAGAAAGACGCGATGTCTTCTGTTGTGGATCCTGTGCCTGATCCGGCGGTTTCCGTTGATGTCCCGTCGACCCAGGTTGTTGAGAAGGGTGCGGAGTATCTGCGCGTTCAGATGAACGTGCTTGAAGACTTGATCAATATGGTGTCCGAGCTTGTCCTGACGCGAAACCAGTTGTCGCAATTGATTCGTATGGAGGAAAATTCAAACCTGACGACGCCGTTTCAGCGTTTGAACAGGATTGTATCCGATCTGCAAGACAGTGTCATGAAAACACGCATGCAGCCCATTGGCAACGCGTGGTCAAAATTGCCGCGCATCGTTCGTGATTTGTCGACGGAGATGAAAAAGAAAATCGTTCTGGAGATGGAAGGCGAGGAAACCGAGCTTGACCGCCAGGTTCTGGAGCAGATTAAAGACCCATTGACCCACATGATTCGCAATTCATGTGATCATGGCATTGAACGTCCTGCCGACAGGCTGGAGGCGGGTAAGAAGGAGCAGGGGTGCATTCGTCTGCGGGCCTATCACGAGGGTGGATTTATCGTTCTTCAGATTAGCGATGATGGAAAAGGGTTGGACCCTGTAAAAATTGCTGAAAAGGCAATTGAAAAGGGATTGGCAGAGCCGGAAAAAATCCAGTCCATGAGCGACAAGCAAATCCTCAGCTACATCATGCGGCCAGGTTTTTCCACGGCAGAGCAAATCACGAATGTGTCAGGCCGTGGCGTGGGCATGGATGTCGTGCGCGCCAATATTGAAAAAATTGGCGGGTCAATTGACATGGAATCAACACCGGGAAAGGGGACATGCTTCACGATCCAGATCCCGCTGACGCTCGCGATTATTTCCGCGTTGATTGTCGAAATTGATTCATATCGCTACGCGATTCCGCAGATGAACATTCAGGAATTGGTGTCTATCAATTCGACAGATTCCGATATGATTGAATATATTAATGACAAACCAGTCTTGCGCCTGCGTGATCGGATTATTCCGCTTCTGGACAGCGAAGCTTTGTTTGATTGCAAAAATGATTGCGAACATAAACCGCATAATGAAAAACTAATTTGTGTGATCAGTGCAGGGTCCAGTTATTACGGGATCCTTGTGGATCAGATTTATGACACGGAAGAGGTTGTTATTAAATCTGTGTCATCCGTCCTCAAAAACGCGGGTATTTTTTCTGGAAACACCATTCTGGGGGATGGGCGGGTCATTATGATTTTGGATCCCGCGGCGATTGCGCGCAAATTTAACGTCGAGAAGGCTGTCAGCCAGCTCGAGGCCGAAAATGTCATGGCAAACCAGGCACGGGAAGGCGTCAAGGAGCGAGCCTCGATGCTGGTTTTCAAGGCTGGAGATGGGGCGCTGAGGGCGGTTCCGCTGGCTCTGGTCTCCCGTATTCAGGTTTTCCCTCGCGGGGAAATTACCTGCTCGGCCGATAAAATCGTCGTGCGATACAACAATACGTTGATGCAATTGTGCTTCATCGATGCCGCGACACAAGGGTTAAACGACCACGAGGTCATGAGCCTTGTCCTGTCCGATGATATGTCGGAGGCGTCAATGGGGCTTATTATTGACCATGTTGTTGATATTATCGAAGGCGATCTGGACCTGACCACCGCAACACTGCGTCCTGGTATTCTGGGCAGCATGATTTTGAGCGACCGAACGGTGGATGTCATAGATATTGCCCACTTCCTATCGTTGAGCCGGTCTGATTGGTTTTCTAAAATGGCGCATCAATCATCACCTTACGCCAATTATCATATTGAACGCGTGCATGAGCAGTTGGATATGGTCGAAACAGGGCCGCACACACAGCGCCGTTCCGCAACCATTGGCGAATTAGAGCATGCCGCCATGGCGCATCGACCGGTGACGGAATATAAGGGTCAAAAAATGCGACTTCTGGTCGTTGATGACAGCCCATTTTTCCGCAGCATGCTGTACCCCATTTTAACCAGTGCCGGGTACGATGTAACACTGTCCGAAGATCCGTTACATGCCATTCGTTTGCACGATGATGGCCATATGTTCGATATTGTCCTGAGCGATATCGAGATGCCGCATATGGATGGATATGAATTTGTTGAAAAAATGCGGGATGATTCGTCTTGGAAAGATGTTCCTTTCATTGCCATTACATCCCACAACACCCGAGAAGACATCGAGTATGGTTATAAAAAAGGGTTCAATAAATATATCGGAAAATTTGACAAGGATGAACTGATCCGATCATTGGTCAGCATTCGAAATAACGAGTGA
- a CDS encoding chemotaxis protein CheW has product MGNAKPNIVADTFKILILNIGNHYFGAPIENIQDVIQRNPTTPVPLTPPNIIGLLNLRGHIVTEIDVAYTLGVHNRDWLAGNNGYSIVINRGGEMYSLVFEGIGDVVDVMESSIEKLPDTINRKWFSISRGVCRMGDKLVVLLDFNLMIDHLTPEPANMV; this is encoded by the coding sequence ATGGGGAATGCAAAACCAAATATCGTCGCCGATACATTCAAAATTCTGATTTTGAATATCGGGAATCATTATTTCGGGGCACCGATTGAGAATATTCAGGATGTCATCCAACGTAATCCGACCACGCCCGTTCCTTTAACGCCGCCCAACATTATCGGCCTTTTGAATTTACGCGGACATATTGTGACCGAAATTGACGTGGCTTATACGCTGGGGGTCCATAACCGGGATTGGTTGGCGGGCAACAACGGATATTCCATCGTGATCAATCGCGGTGGCGAGATGTATAGCCTGGTGTTCGAGGGGATCGGTGACGTTGTCGATGTCATGGAATCCAGTATTGAAAAATTACCAGACACCATCAATCGCAAGTGGTTTTCTATCTCGCGCGGGGTTTGTCGCATGGGGGATAAGCTTGTTGTCCTTCTCGACTTCAACCTGATGATTGATCACTTAACGCCCGAGCCGGCCAATATGGTGTAA
- a CDS encoding protein-glutamate methylesterase/protein-glutamine glutaminase — protein MDVSPVRVMLVDDSVVVRGLLRNIIEKHDDLDIVAAAADGQTALRDYRAHRPDIVLMDVEMPHMDGLSALREILVHDPEARVIMCSSLTQAGAETTYQALHIGAVDCLAKPSSKSIDRGLTFEQELLLKLRTLGRHGGAKRAPSSPPVSKAPPVLHQHKFGGDVVLRRMPDHLPPNFPLALAIGASTGGPKALVEFLTGVDKNMMLPIFITQHIPPGFSRFLAENIERKTGFPAHEAEEGMLVSPGHVYIAPGQKHMGVHKGIPKRIALTDGPPVNFCKPSVDVMLDSLEHAYGGHLLTVILTGMGADGHMSSRRMVVDGTHNILIAQDEETSVVWGMPGAVAKDGICHAVLPLSRIGAAVNKLVRRESIGDHHAN, from the coding sequence ATGGATGTCTCCCCTGTTCGTGTCATGCTGGTCGACGATTCCGTCGTGGTGCGTGGATTGTTGCGTAATATTATTGAAAAGCACGACGATCTGGATATCGTCGCGGCGGCAGCGGATGGCCAGACCGCTTTGCGGGATTATCGCGCCCATCGGCCTGATATCGTTCTTATGGATGTTGAGATGCCACATATGGATGGCCTCAGCGCCCTGCGCGAAATTCTGGTCCATGATCCGGAAGCGCGGGTGATTATGTGCTCCAGCCTGACCCAGGCTGGCGCGGAGACAACGTATCAAGCCCTGCACATCGGGGCCGTTGATTGTCTGGCCAAGCCATCATCAAAATCGATTGATCGGGGTTTGACGTTCGAACAGGAATTGTTGCTGAAATTGCGGACATTGGGACGCCATGGCGGGGCGAAAAGGGCGCCATCATCCCCCCCTGTTTCGAAAGCGCCCCCGGTTCTTCATCAGCATAAATTTGGTGGTGACGTGGTTTTGCGCCGGATGCCCGACCATTTGCCGCCCAATTTCCCATTGGCATTGGCCATTGGCGCATCAACGGGCGGGCCCAAGGCTCTGGTCGAATTTTTGACCGGTGTTGATAAAAATATGATGCTGCCCATTTTCATTACGCAACATATCCCCCCGGGCTTTTCCCGTTTCTTGGCGGAGAATATTGAGCGTAAAACCGGTTTTCCCGCGCATGAGGCAGAGGAGGGTATGCTGGTATCCCCTGGCCATGTCTACATTGCGCCGGGACAAAAGCATATGGGCGTGCATAAGGGAATCCCAAAACGCATCGCCTTAACCGATGGGCCGCCGGTCAATTTTTGCAAACCATCGGTGGATGTCATGCTGGATTCACTGGAACATGCCTATGGCGGGCATTTGCTGACCGTCATTTTGACGGGCATGGGGGCCGATGGCCATATGTCCAGCCGACGTATGGTTGTGGATGGCACGCATAATATCCTGATTGCGCAGGACGAGGAAACGTCCGTCGTCTGGGGCATGCCCGGGGCGGTGGCAAAAGATGGAATTTGTCATGCTGTTTTACCGCTGTCGCGTATTGGGGCGGCAGTAAACAAGTTGGTACGCCGTGAATCCATAGGGGATCATCATGCAAATTGA
- a CDS encoding CheR family methyltransferase produces the protein MQIDDIEFHFFRNFLKESSGYHLTDDKRYLLESRLEDVLRSWKLNDHRAIISSIRNDQSSKMATDVIEAMTINETFFFRDQIPFDVFENQLLDRLAESAVANRVRIWSAACSTGQEPYSVAMIATEKRSVYPKLLCDVVGTDINSRVLSRARQGLFSDIEVHRGLPDHYRNKYFTRDGSNWKINDDIRTLVHFRQMNLKGDYDVEGPFDFVLLRNVLIYFDTALKESILRRIADRMRPGGYLLLGAAEGIYDLNHHFQRCPDIKGLYEYRG, from the coding sequence ATGCAAATTGATGATATTGAATTTCATTTCTTCCGTAATTTCCTGAAGGAATCGTCCGGCTATCATTTGACGGATGATAAGCGCTATCTGCTGGAATCCCGGTTGGAAGATGTCTTGCGCAGTTGGAAGCTCAACGACCATCGCGCGATTATTTCGAGTATTCGTAATGATCAATCGTCTAAAATGGCCACAGATGTGATCGAGGCGATGACGATCAATGAAACATTCTTCTTTCGCGATCAAATCCCGTTTGATGTCTTCGAAAACCAGCTTCTGGATCGGTTGGCGGAATCCGCCGTGGCCAATCGTGTGCGCATATGGTCGGCGGCGTGCTCAACCGGGCAAGAACCCTATTCCGTGGCCATGATCGCAACGGAAAAACGATCAGTTTATCCCAAACTTCTGTGCGATGTTGTGGGCACCGATATCAACAGCCGCGTTCTGTCGCGCGCCCGCCAAGGCCTGTTTTCGGATATTGAGGTGCATCGCGGGCTGCCCGATCACTATCGCAATAAATATTTTACGCGCGATGGATCGAACTGGAAAATCAATGATGATATTCGGACGCTGGTGCATTTCCGGCAAATGAACCTCAAAGGGGATTATGATGTCGAAGGGCCGTTTGATTTTGTTCTGTTGCGGAATGTCCTGATTTATTTTGATACGGCGTTAAAGGAAAGCATCCTGCGCCGTATTGCCGATCGCATGCGCCCCGGCGGGTATTTATTGCTGGGGGCGGCAGAGGGGATTTATGACCTGAACCATCATTTCCAGCGTTGTCCCGATATCAAAGGACTGTATGAATATCGCGGATGA
- a CDS encoding homospermidine synthase, which translates to MANWPVHGTINGPVVMIGFGSIGRGMVPLLERHFKFDRERFVIIDPEDIYRPVVEGLGIRFIHAELSPENYRDILTPLLRNGEGVGFCVNVSVDTSSRDIMRLCRELDCHYIDTVAEPWAGYYDNKNAHPGDRTNYDLRDDIIEEKALARGTRTAVSCCGANPGMVSWFVKQAVLNIARDTNTPFTEPKTREDWARLMQTLGIKGVHIAERDTQRARMPKEMNVFVNTWSVEGFVSEGYQPAELGWGTHENWMPPNASTHSFGCQAAIYLNQPGAATRVRTWCPTPGAQFGFLVTHNEAISISDYFTVGSGPKPEYRPTCHYAYHPCNNAILSWHELFGRDGKMQPRMHILGESEIVDGRDELGVLLFGHAKNAYWYGSRLTIEETRALAPYQNATALQVTSAIIAGMVWALENPMAGIVETEEMDHRRCLEVQSPYLGTVEGHYTDWTPLDNRPGLFPEDIDTSDPWQFRNILVH; encoded by the coding sequence ATGGCAAACTGGCCGGTACACGGGACGATAAACGGGCCCGTGGTGATGATTGGATTTGGCTCTATCGGGCGCGGCATGGTCCCCTTGCTAGAGCGACATTTCAAATTTGACCGGGAGCGTTTCGTCATTATCGATCCGGAAGATATTTACCGCCCCGTGGTTGAGGGGCTGGGTATTCGCTTCATCCACGCTGAACTGTCCCCCGAAAATTACCGCGATATCCTGACGCCGTTGCTGCGCAATGGTGAGGGCGTTGGTTTTTGCGTCAACGTATCGGTCGATACGTCATCACGCGATATCATGCGCCTGTGCCGTGAACTGGATTGCCACTACATCGACACCGTGGCTGAACCCTGGGCCGGATATTACGATAACAAAAACGCCCACCCCGGCGACCGCACAAATTATGATTTGCGCGATGATATCATCGAGGAAAAGGCTCTGGCGCGCGGCACCCGTACCGCCGTGTCCTGCTGTGGTGCGAACCCCGGCATGGTATCGTGGTTTGTCAAACAGGCCGTGTTAAACATCGCCCGCGACACCAACACCCCGTTCACCGAACCAAAAACACGCGAAGACTGGGCCCGATTGATGCAAACATTGGGCATCAAAGGCGTGCACATCGCCGAACGCGATACCCAGCGCGCCCGGATGCCAAAGGAAATGAACGTCTTCGTCAACACCTGGTCGGTGGAAGGCTTCGTATCCGAAGGATACCAACCGGCAGAATTGGGATGGGGTACGCATGAAAACTGGATGCCGCCCAATGCCTCCACCCATTCGTTTGGGTGCCAGGCCGCGATTTACCTGAACCAACCCGGCGCCGCGACCCGCGTCCGCACATGGTGCCCAACCCCGGGCGCACAATTCGGGTTTTTGGTAACGCATAACGAAGCGATTTCAATATCCGACTATTTCACCGTTGGGTCCGGGCCAAAACCCGAATATCGCCCGACATGCCATTACGCCTATCACCCGTGCAACAACGCCATTTTGTCGTGGCATGAATTGTTCGGCCGGGACGGAAAAATGCAGCCGCGGATGCATATTCTGGGCGAATCCGAAATTGTCGATGGCCGGGACGAGCTGGGCGTCTTGCTGTTCGGGCATGCCAAAAATGCCTATTGGTATGGGTCACGGCTGACCATTGAGGAAACCCGCGCGCTGGCCCCGTACCAAAACGCCACCGCCTTGCAGGTTACATCGGCGATTATCGCCGGCATGGTCTGGGCGCTGGAAAACCCGATGGCCGGCATCGTCGAAACAGAAGAAATGGACCATCGCCGCTGTCTGGAGGTTCAGAGCCCGTATCTGGGCACGGTGGAAGGGCATTATACCGACTGGACCCCGTTGGATAACCGCCCCGGCCTGTTCCCGGAGGATATCGACACATCCGATCCGTGGCAGTTCCGCAATATCCTGGTTCACTAA